The following nucleotide sequence is from Bacteroidota bacterium.
TATTTCTTTTTCCGTGGATCGATGGCTGCCATTTTTGACCCTGTTCTTGAAGCGAAATAATTTATATAACACAAAAAACAATTAAGTATGAACTTAACCAGTACACCCGATTATCCGGGCCGTGAAATTACCCAAATACTTGGTATTGCCAGGGGCAGCACTGTGCGCGCCAGAAACATTGGCCGAGACATTTTTGCGGGATTAAAAAACATTGTGGGCGGCGAAATTTCAGAATACACCCAGCTACTTGCCGATTCGCGCGAAGAAGCCTTGCAACGTATGTGGTTTGATGCAGTAAAAATGGGAGCTGATGCCGTTATCAACGTGCGGTTAACCACTTCGGCAGTGATGCAGGGTGCCGCTGAAATTCTGGCTTATGGCACGGCTGTAAAATTAAAATAATGATGCTGGGTTTAATTCTATATACACTGGCTCTTTTCGCTTTTCTGGTTTTGCTAATTGTATTAATTGTGCGAAGAATAGAG
It contains:
- a CDS encoding YbjQ family protein translates to MNLTSTPDYPGREITQILGIARGSTVRARNIGRDIFAGLKNIVGGEISEYTQLLADSREEALQRMWFDAVKMGADAVINVRLTTSAVMQGAAEILAYGTAVKLK